The genomic stretch GGGGATTTCCAACTCTGTGCAGAAGGACAACCACAACACCATTAAGCTTTGTGACAAGGAATTCAGGGCAGCAATCATCCAGGATGCCAGAACCAGGAGTCCACAGAGCCGAGGGTTCATGATGACCGTGTAGTGCAGAGGATGACAGATGGCCACAAACCGGTCATAGGCCATCACAGCTAGGAGTAAGCTGTCTAACCctccaaaaagtacaaaaaagcaCATCTGGGTGATGCAGCCTGCATAGGTGATGACTCTGCTCTGTGTCTGGATGTTAATGAGCATCTTTGGGATTGTAGTGGAGATGAAACAGATGTCTGCAAAGGACgggttggagaggaagaagtacatgggggtgtggaggtgggagtcTGAGATTGTGGCCAGGATGATGAGCAGGTTCCCGAGCACAGTGACCAGGTACATGGACAGAAACAGCCCAAAGAGGAAGGGCTGCAATGCTGGTTCCTCAGAAAGTCCCAGAAGAACAAATTCTGAAATCCCTGTGTCATTCTCTggttccatctttttttttctatttatttatttattaattaacatagacagggtctctcactctgttgccaacgCTGGTCTGAACCTCCTGGactcatgcgatcctcccacttcagcctacaaaagtgctgagattataggcataagccattgtgcccaggCTTGGTTGCATCTTTTCAATGTGACTACcgaaaagagagagaatatgacAATGTAATTATGCATTACAAACCTATCAGAAATTCTCTCATTTATACTCCAGAGTCAAGAACttatttttccttgaaaaattatttatttctatggTGACAGATAAAATGGTATGCATTTATCATGTATAACATCACATGTGCAAGTATATTTACATTGTGGATTGGCTAAATCTAGCCAATTAACATTAGTATTACCTCATATAGTCATCATTCTTGTGGCGAGAACACTTAACATCCATTTTCTTGGCATTTTCCAATAATTCAATATATCATCATGAactatattcaccatgctgtaaaataaatattttgaagttattccttctatctaattaTCGTCTTGTATCCCTTGACCGACATCACCTCAAGCCTCCATACCAATTGCCCCGGCCTCTAGTAATCTCCATTCTACAAGAAGCTGTTTTCTATGTTTTGTGTGTAAATCTGGTCCCTGTTAGAAGATCTCCTTGCCATCTCTGATTAGGAATTCCTAgaccatgctctctctctctctctctctctctctctctctcagcctttCCCTGAGGGCATGTATTCTACAGTatcattaaagagaaaaatcattcatGCATTTGTGGAATAAAAAATGAGTTGATGTTCAGGGTACTGTATAGATAATGAGTCAATGGTGCTATAAAACAGAGTCCCTACAATCAAATAATGg from Pan paniscus chromosome 20, NHGRI_mPanPan1-v2.0_pri, whole genome shotgun sequence encodes the following:
- the LOC100976988 gene encoding olfactory receptor 7A17 is translated as MEPENDTGISEFVLLGLSEEPALQPFLFGLFLSMYLVTVLGNLLIILATISDSHLHTPMYFFLSNPSFADICFISTTIPKMLINIQTQSRVITYAGCITQMCFFVLFGGLDSLLLAVMAYDRFVAICHPLHYTVIMNPRLCGLLVLASWMIAALNSLSQSLMVLWLSFCTELEIPHFFCELNQVIHLACSDTFLNDMGMYFAAGLLAGGPLVWILCSYSKIVSSIRAISSAQGKYKAFSTCASHLSVVSLFCCTGLGVYLTSAATHNSHTSATASVMYTVATPMLNPFIYSLRNKDIKRALKMSFRGKQ